ttaagaagtaTAAATACAAAATAGTTACCTAACTATTTtaccaaaaacgttaaaccctaagccaaggcacggccgtccgtctaataggaattagtacgtgtaggtcgtcacgcagcagatagagttggagattgacgtttctggatacgcacttctgtgagttcatgtccccccttttctctttactattttcagttttatacttcgggggtgaaatacatacgacaattattacaaacttttattacatggtatggttagcgtagggagggtttatactactagatcatgtgagagGTGGGCAATAAcgcttgaggccattaatcctctttgttaggaccgagggacacaagagtgatagatctatttgggtgtagcgagcccacacccgtgaggccggggcggcccatagaggtgactgtgtcttccagccgaagcccggtaacaaatctgctaggtttgagtttccctgcactttctcacacataccagtggctttgcaacccattggtgatctctttttccttattgctacataccagggacttttatacatactttaaaggtttatacatactcacttttacatgaactcgctcaacttttgctgatttttcaaactacatgtatttcaggaaattagttaatctggcacggtatgcatcaCGTCGAGCTgcgtaggaataatgatgtcatccaagtttagggagTGTGACCTTTATGTGGACGGGTcaaaagtcttaaactgtgtttttaatTCATGTCTTTTGTTATGTCGTTGAACATGTTTTCTTATCTCATGGTTGTATTTGGTTGATGTGTCGACtttttaaaaacaatgttgtcgtgttaactttttaaacttgaatgaatggatgaacatcatggttttattttcatatagcattgttgtgattatgctatggtattaagaagtcacactaAATAAACCCACACTTCCGCAAAGCCATGGTGTGACATATTGAAGGAgttcctagtaagcttgacccaggtccttgtagGATCTATAGTGCGAGTTCTAACGGTTCCGTTTACATGCTTAGCGAACAAAGACGACACTTAAACATCACATACAGCAAGTCATAATCAAAAACTCAGATTATTTATCACCAAAATATTGAGAACTATCCAGATTTAAACTCGCACACAATACGGGTTCATCATAACCGATCATCAATCATTCAAAACCACAAATATCGATCATCATCAATGACACATTAAAACTCCAGTGACTTAACCGAACCCACGACGATCCGAACACTATAAACCCACAATCTCTAGCATCTAGCATCTCATATAACATTATTTAACCATACATATCATTAAATCGCAGCCACCTACATAACCTTACATTAAAACAAAATCAACTATAACGTAAGGTTTACCGAGTTATGCTTGAGGAGAGTCGCTAGGGGTTAGAATCCGACTGTATTAGAGTTCTTGGGCTGCTACTAACTTCGACAGAGGGGCTGCTACTAACTTCGACAGAAGGAGATCGCAGAATACTTGTGCGtgggttagggtttcgattagAGAAGTTATCATAACAAATCATGTATACGTACAATTAATAACAAGTTTCATGGGGGCGGTTGGTAATTGTTCGGGCTGAAGAGATAAGTGAGGTTTTTGAATATGTAACATGGTTCAGTGGATTAAAACAATTTAGAGATTGGGCTAGGGGTTGGGCTGTATATAAAACGTAAGGGGTGGGGTGATAGGTAACAAATGTTGTTGGTTTATTTAatatatcattattattattaattacaTAATCAACTAATAACAATGGATAATTAATTAACTAATATAAATGTATAATAATTAAGTTATGGTTCGGGCCTCATGAGTTTCGAGTTATGACATGGTTCAAACGGTTCGGGTTGGTTCAGTCACGATATGGACTTCGTTTCGACTACGCGTTTGCACACTATATAAATTGAATAAGTATAAATTTAATTCGTCTAATAAgataagtatatatttattttgtaaaagcGAAACGAACGGTTTTTACCTCGAAGTTACGGAGTGTCACAACCGTTTCCCACTTCcaagtgggaagttcaggctgttgcagtaaacctgacggcttttgatgctcggctttaacctgtgcacacgtcagacatttagccacataagtggctatagatttcttcaaacctatccaccaataatttgtctttaaatcctggtacatcttatcactgccAGGATGGACTGAATATTTCGAACTATAAGCTTCCTAAAGGATCACGTCTCTAAGTCCTCCATGGATAGGGACCCAGATTCGACCATTTAATCTAAGGATCCCATCCTTGCCATATGACAATTGGTCAGCAGTGACGCCTAATTTCTCATTTGGAAAGTTAATTTCCAAAACAGCTTCCTTCTGAGAAGCTAACAACTTTTCATTCAAGTTGTTCTTTagttcaatgcttttggcattgattctaataggcTTAACCCTTTCCTTCCTTCTTAGACCGTCAGCTACAACAttcgctttgcctggatggtagcgaatttcacaatTATAATCATTCAATGTCTCCATCCAACGACGCTGCCTCATGTTAAGATCTTTTTGGTTAAATAAGTGTTGAAGGCTTttatgatcagaataaatcacacacttggttccatataaATAATTCCTCCAacactttagtgcaaatacaatggcacccaatttcaaatcatgggtggtgtagttcttttcgtgcacctttaattgacgtgaggcataggcaatgaccttgcctctctgcatgagcacacaacccataccggtgtgcgatgcatcgcaatacacaACAAACTCTTCAATCCCTTctggtaatgtcaacacaggagcattgcttaaTTTCTTCTTGAGGATCTCAAAAGATTCTTGTTGCTTGGGACCCCATTCAAACTTTACATTCTTGCGAGTTAACGAAGTTAGAGGTGCAGCGATCCTAGAAAAGTTTTCAATCaaacgcctgtagtatcctgctagacccaaaaaactgcgaatctctgtaggcgtttTAGGCGTTTGCCAATTCATAATCGCTtcaatcttagcaggatccacctggataccatgctcacttaCTACATGCCCAAAAAATTGGACTTCTTGGAGCCAGAAATCACATTCAAGAATACACTGGAGATGCTTTTCATGATCggcttgacttttcgaataaataagtatgtcagCAATAAAAACAATGACACACTTGTCtagatatggcttgcaaacgcgattcatgagatccatgaacgctgcaggtgcattagtgagcctgaaaggcatcactaagaactcatagtggccatatcgagttctgaatgcagtcttttgCACATCTTCGgttctgaccttcagctgatggtaacctgacctcaagtcgatctttaaaaagtaacttgccccttgaagctgatcgaatagatcatcgatcctgggtaacggatacctgttcttgattgtaaccttgttcaactcgcgataatcaatgcataaacgcattgagccatcctttttctttacaaataGAATCGACGCTCCCCAAGGGAATGAGCTAggtcgaataaagcccttttccaacaaatcatccaactgtgTTCTCAATTCTTTCATCTCAGTTGGTGCCAACtgataaggtgctcttgcaactggtgctgctccaggaataatatcgatcctgaattctacttgcctgtctggaggtaaaccaggtaattcttcaggaaaaacatctgaatattcagaaatgacaggaatttcttcaatctttggctttggctcatctacagtcacctgtgccatgtaaaggacacaacctttcttcaaacacttcgatgccttaagcatagacacttgcttaggcaatccgtactgcgtatctccttgTATTATAAGTGGCTCACCATGAGGAGTTTTGATAACCACTTGCTTTTTTATCACATACAATTTGGGCTTGGTCAcgagacaaccaatccatgcctatcactatatcgaatcctgcCAATTTCAACGGAAGCAAAGACAgcggaaaagagtgattcctaatggatatgaaacatccatctaatattgttgaagcagtctctatagtaccatcggccaattctacttcatattttatgcttagagtcttaacaggcagatttaacaatttacaaaatttattgtctacaaatgacttatctgcacccgaatcaaacaaaactctagcatatacatcattgataaggaatGTACCTGTTATAACATTATCATTTTGCACCGCTTCATGCGCATTCATCTGGAAGACTCGAGCATTAGTCTTCTTAGCCTCCTCAGGCTTCTTTGGATttttcgggcagttagtcttaatgtgcccattttcgttgcaaccataacaggttgcatctttcattttcttgcaatccaaaGTCTTATGCTCtttggacttgcagatcccacatccATTAGGCTTTGACTGCGACTGCGATTTCGACTCGAATCTACACTTCCCAAAATGATGTTTTTGGCAGATTTTACATTTGGGTTTCTCACCTGACTGCTGGTTGTCCTTTTTAAACCCAGAACTCTTCCTATGATCTGATTTCCCCTTTCTTTTCTTGTCGGAGTGGTGAGAACTCTCATCCTCCCGTTTCCGTTTTCCTTCCTCAGAAGCTTTGCCAGACTTATTTCTGATAGCATCAACTGTGAGAGATAGAGACAAATCTACCACTAACCTGTATGTGGTAGGTCTATATGCCTTCACATTTCCCTTGATTTCTGGAGCTAGACCTCCAAAAAAACTTGCTATGCGCTTTGGTTTCGGTGTGACCAAATAGGGAACCAAACGGGACATGGTATTGAAGCTTGTAACATATGCCTGACAGTCTAAATTCTTCATGACCAGAGTCAAGAAGTCAGTCTCGATTTTCTCTACCTCATGCTTAGGACAGAAGTTTTCCTTGATCAATGCAACAAACTAATCCCAAGACAAGTTATACAACGGAATCTTCCATGTAGCTTGGAttaacgacctccaccaagctaaaGCTTCacctttaaatgattgtgaaacaaacttcacaatatcatgttctgcacaaccactgatatcaaccaaagtatccatctcatcgagccaagTCATACAATCAATGGCTCCTTTTTCTCCTGTAAAGGCCCTTGGCTTGCAAGAGACGAAGTATTTGTAAGAGCAGATCTTAACACGTGGCTCCTGATTGAGCATGATTCGTTTGGATGGAATACTTCTCTGATTCGACGAATGATGAGAATCGTCCTTATGAGATGTGTGTGTCTTGGAAGGTGGTTTTGTATGAGGTACAGATTGGGTCCTGCTACGAGTACCACTTGATTCTTTGAACTGTCTGTCCATGGCTCGAgtgacagcattatctatcattGCTTGTAAATCTGTACCAGCTACATTAATTCTGGTGGTATCATTTCTCTCCCTTGGATGACTGTTAACCTCTTCTGATTTGGACATGCTGAATCTTGATTGCTATAAAACAATTGACAATATTTTATCTAGAGGTTTATTTTGGAATCATGATTTTCGACGATTCATTAACCAGGGtaaatataaaccatattggttaatttgttagtcatatttatttaggattttcattataatttatcccCAGTTATAAACCATTAAAGATATTAGAGTGGctcaaaaggcctagtcacaatgacaggtttaatttataagccatgatttttatagaatcgaggcattaaggtttgaacatagttcatcaccttttcttgacagggagtcgtagtctacaactgtcttttgtcttattggacaatgaatatggcccgtaggcacttcatcactaatggatatTTAAATCATTAGGTAAGAATaaggaattggaagaatccaatataaagATGACtagtgtgattttatcgcatcactttTGCCAGGAATGCTAACATGTTtttagatgttaacaaggattcgAACCTTAAaaaggttttaccatcatggccaggtctaaatgacatataggctaggttatacctttaagatTTGCTTTCAATATTTATTGGCAGATCAATTGTAAATCGGAATGATATTTTGatttgttttatataatatattcatacatataatgacaaatgaaattttaaattaaaaacattCCATAAATTGAAAGAAGTACAtagctgccctaaacgggacttttaaataaataacttgtccacacagggactaaaataagaaatacaagtccttacagggaccaaatacattaataaatgtccacgcagggacttaattgaaatttaaaattacaaaacaaataaataaGGATTTTAATAATCCCTCTTCTTCTTCCCCTGTATAAGGTTTGCCAAACCCTTCAGTAGACCACACCGGCTCCTACGCTCCTCGTCTACCTTTTGCTCCACCTCGTGCAACCGCTGAAGGATTTCTTGCTGCGGTGGTGGTTGGATCTGTGGTGGCTACggcggctgctgctgctgaggttgaggaggtggtgggtATTGATACCCATATGCGGGGTACCCAGTTGGGTACGTAGCTGGAAAGGGTCCAGGGTAGAGAGCATTGGAGTTGGTTGCCTCGAGGTACGGGTCAATGGCAGGGGCATTGTTATAGTTGTAACCAGAATAAgctggctgctcaaaagggttgtaCCCAGCTGCACCTGGGTAAGAAGGAATTGGGTTATCATAACCCATTGTGGTGCTGGTTCGACGGTGCAGAGTCGACTTCAGAAACTgggtttgaaggcccacccatttGCGGGTCTTCATACAGCGGCGGGTAGTTGCTGTTGCTGGAGTGTTggggggtgctgaaatggaatcccccacgcacggacatccgtgcaccTCTTCTTCGCCTCGGTGGTTCTGGAGGCAGTTGCTGCTCtagcggtggcggtggcggtggcgtgactgcctGAAAATGCGGGTCCTCAGAAGGGATCTGTTGGTGTGGTGGTGAGGTGTAGTAAGGGGGAGTGTACTCCCACTtgtatgtggcccatctttcaGCAAAAATGTTAGGGCCCCTGTAAGGCGAACCATGAAAGGATGATCCGCtggatatctcaatgggatgcgTGGGCGTCCCAGATGGTGGCATTTCCGGATCAGGATCTTTGTCCATCTCCATGTCCTACATTTCGAGATAGTGGTCAACTGGTCCCAAAGGGTTTGGACCCTCTGGTTCTTGCATCTGGTTCATTGGATTGAACCGGCTTTGGAAATAGGGGGTCGGGTTCTGGAAAGAACTGTGAGAACCCGAACGCTTCAACTGGATAAATGAATGATGCGAATCATGGGGCTCCTCGTCTTGTTGTGGCCCGAATGAATGATGATAGGACGGGGAGGAACTGAGTGAGACTGAGCGTCTTGCGGGCTCCAAATAAGTTCTCCAATCCTCATGAGGACTAGAGCTAAGGGTCGCTGATGGGATGGCCCGGCTTCATGGTCATTTCTTGTCAAAACTGGGGCCTTTCCTCTTCCACCTCGGCCTCTAACACGTGGCGGCATATTGTCTTTGATCctgtcaaaacaaacaaaaagaaaacaattaAGATTATGATTAATCCTAagtcatttgcctagactcggaaTCAAGGAATGTgcaaactgtgtcattgagataaAAAAAAAcagctagtgtttaattcactcaatattggctctgataccaacctgtcacaccccgatatttccacgtatacCAACCTGAGctaaaatgtaatttttattcTCAACCGTAtttcaaatcagcaagtacaagtagcttttactgggctcctaatctggaatgaaggttttaataacctattagattcctaacgggtcttatttaagtttaaatttagaccagttagttttaatgaaaggtttacggttcaaaacgtaagattaagcgaagaccggattagaatgtgttttagacccaacaagtaggAAGACTTGTATAAattgggtaaactaaatacattctggattttgaagtaaaattgataaggtttgacccgtttcggctaatttatgcaaactagttacataaaccttaccgaacgcgtatatgcataacgggtaaacAAATGAGTCATGTACAATTCCATAAGTTAtcatgcttaaaatatgttgtgatatcagtaggatatcttccattatacctaaaacgaatttaaaacccatttaagccccgtaggggtattttggtcattttaaagtttataaaagacgTTTGATAgcaatctgaggttctggtctaaaacattcagtaaatatatttattttaacaagttacatcagtaagatatcatacatatgtgaaatttatcatttatggccaaaccatgcaccgtaggggcattttggtcatttcacatatgctttaagggtcaaatttggaaatctgagttcaagacttatacttactgttaaagtataaaaatttatttttaaattcagtaggtaataagtcttaagagttaaatatggttttaaaccatactatgcgcttaaTAAGCGTAAAAGTCGGTAATTGACGGTATTCAAGATGTTTATAAAATTCAGCGGTTTTGATCAGTCTTTGAAGCTtagaatattttatttaacatatgatatcagtaggaaaaggtttggtaaTCAAATCATATGTTAAACTcatttttattaacaaaaagtgCATTACCGTCATTTACCGAATTTATGCTAGACCTCTATGTTATGGTCagtataaaatttgacaaaaatttccataaatccctaaatattatatcaTAACAGTGGGTAGcaagtttggtgccaaaaattGGCTTCAAATATGATTTATGCTGAAAATgccatttaattaacaaaaagcttttgttttacgatatcttgcataactttcATTTCAGACcagaaactgatgtcaaatttttaggacatactaatatatcagtaataaagatttttgtcctctcacattttcaaaaatctcgtttttataaCATAAGGGCAAAATGGttaacttttaagcatttaacggaaacatgtaaATGATTCAGATTTCTAAAGGaccatgtagtataacctcagagggttatcctaacatataatatggtcacaaaggaaccctaaggcataactaaactaatctaaatcgggtcagaactgaaagtcaaagcaaaagtctacttttgggactttcggttgcgaaccgagcctaatacttagaattgtcaggttgaacatgcctaaacatgttattatattatttaccaagttatttaagtgttaAAACGTATTTTATAGCTCctacattatcagttatgatttattttgcaaaaactgactcgtttgacttttctgttaagtagtttgacccgacaattgactgagataacatgataattaggaggtgcccttttaagggtttaacacctacataattaccaacacaaaGCCACTTTCAAtacgaataatggctggaccgttagtgattaatcacaaagtcaaagcagaattacgctaactttgactttcggtcattaaactaataaaacctTAACTACAGGAGCTAAGAACGCTTACAAGAGTCCTTAACATGAAAATTTAGACTAAGAGAGCTTCCTTCCAAGTCAGGATGCTCCAGAAAAGGTGTTTGAAAGCTCCAAAGCTTGAGAAAGTTTGAGAGTATGAAAGATTGAACTTGCAAGTGAGAATGCTGCCCAAACTTCACCTATTTATACTACTAGAGGTTATCaccagatcattacaagtgttagGGCTCTTCTCTGATGATCACAGGTGTCCCAAGTGgtttttaaaaccatcaaatagTCCCTAGTATCGAGTTAAAGCTAAAATGGGTGAAGAACTTGCAGAACCAGCACCTGTGCATGGAATTCTGATCAGATCACGCCATCGCGTCGCACGACGGCAGAGGGAGGAGGGTGTGGCGCGACGCCACCATGGTGATTACCAGCCAATcaagtttcaaacttggcagTTTCACCCCCTGGACCTTTTAAAAC
This genomic stretch from Helianthus annuus cultivar XRQ/B chromosome 8, HanXRQr2.0-SUNRISE, whole genome shotgun sequence harbors:
- the LOC110906638 gene encoding leucine-rich repeat extensin-like protein 1; this encodes MEMDKDPDPEMPPSGTPTHPIEISSGSSFHGSPYRGPNIFAERWATYKWEYTPPYYTSPPHQQIPSEDPHFQAVTPPPPPPLEQQLPPEPPRRRRGARMSVRGGFHFSTPQHSSNSNYPPLYEDPQMGAAGYNPFEQPAYSGYNYNNAPAIDPYLEATNSNALYPGPFPATYPTGYPAYGYQYPPPPQPQQQQPP